From one Nilaparvata lugens isolate BPH chromosome 2, ASM1435652v1, whole genome shotgun sequence genomic stretch:
- the LOC111062996 gene encoding protein lin-32-like, with amino-acid sequence MRGEAGPYQQGLSLSVDLAYTGSILTPRPIKFQPSVNIFVEQNGQQVEEVGTTAWNNSWPSINLKEEEDCYGKLDAYERRAGSVGCPTPPSEKKYFWHPSQDADSSTARRGGARRRRCNSERRCGGSTRLPSPTVVKKRRLAANARERRRMNGLNEAFDRLRDVIPSVGVDHKLSKFETLQMAQTYIAALCDMLQRTSR; translated from the coding sequence ATGAGAGGGGAGGCAGGGCCCTACCAGCAAGGCCTCAGCCTGAGCGTGGATCTTGCCTACACGGGCAGCATACTAACGCCGCGACCAATCAAATTCCAGCCATCAGTCAACATCTTTGTGGAGCAGAATGGGCAGCAGGTCGAAGAAGTAGGTACCACGGCATGGAATAACTCGTGGCCATCGATCAActtgaaagaggaggaggattgcTACGGAAAGCTGGATGCATACGAGAGGCGAGCTGGAAGTGTGGGCTGTCCGACACCGCCGTCGGAAAAGAAGTACTTCTGGCATCCGTCGCAGGACGCCGACTCATCGACAGCCAGACGCGGAGGCGCCCGCCGACGCCGCTGCAACTCGGAGCGTCGCTGTGGCGGATCGACACGGCTGCCGTCGCCGACCGTCGTCAAGAAGCGTCGCCTGGCGGCCAACGCACGTGAGCGGCGTCGCATGAACGGCCTCAACGAGGCTTTCGACCGACTGCGTGACGTCATACCGTCGGTCGGCGTCGATCACAAACTGTCAAAGTTCGAGACACTGCAAATGGCGCAGACCTACATTGCCGCCCTGTGTGATATGCTGCAGCGTACTTCCAGATGA